A region from the Gallus gallus isolate bGalGal1 chromosome 25, bGalGal1.mat.broiler.GRCg7b, whole genome shotgun sequence genome encodes:
- the LOC101747704 gene encoding sperm-associated antigen 4 protein-like isoform X4, whose product MARAKARRARRPKASERSAASEAVGEARQRRVEEAAAMSQRLRVLLALWMAFSVQALASAGQLCRTWRDKATGMAGKLAAAASGHKKMLFRLSIIVLLVTLAMVNVCVFKTCWAARRIWEDSTAQEIERLQQAASELRAQLDCYQTPDWALQSFGEDTGRQALLPCASPRLRPLALISSPIITGATIDTRRTSPIYELRSWFSRHCFWCSVNPPDTILQPGVSLGECWPMEGQQGQVVIRLRAKIRPSCVTLEHITPEMTPSGTASSAPRDVAVFGLDADSEEEVPLVSFTFDVGEGPTQTFLLKNNHSRAFRYIKVLVKSNWGHPRYTCLYRVQVHGKVVKTEDHRTAESLNG is encoded by the exons ATGGCGAGAGCAAAGGCTCGACGCGCCAGGCGCCCGAAGGCATCTGAGCGCTCCGCTGCGAGCGAGGCTGTTGGTGAGGCCCGTCAGCGCCGCGTagaagaggcagcagcaatGAGTCAAAG GCTCCGTGTGCTGCTGGCGTTGTGGATGGCATTTTCAGTACAAGCTCTTGCCTCCGCTGGCCAGCTCTGCAGAACGTGGCGTGACAAAGCCACGGGAATGGCAGgcaagctggctgctgctgcttcagggcACAAGAAGATGCTTTTCAGGCTGTCCATCATAGTGCTCCTGGTGACTTTGG CCATGGTGAATGTGTGTGTCTTCAAGACTTGCTGGGCAGCTAGGAGAATTTGGGAAGACAGCACGGCACAG GAGATCGAGAGACTCCAACAGGCAGCGTCTGAGCTGAGAGCGCAGCTGGACTGCTACCAGACACCTGACTGGGCGCTGCAAAGCTTTGGTGAGGACACAGGCAGGCAAGCCCTGCTACCCTGTGCTTCTCCACGTCTGCGGCCTCTTGCACTCATCTCCTCCCCCATCATTACAGGTGCCACCATCGACACGCGGAGAACTTCTCCTATTTACGAGCTGAGGAGCTGGTTTAGCAGACACTGCTTCTGGTGCTCTGTGAACCCTCCGGATACCATATTGCAG CCGGGTGTCTCCCTTGGAGAATGCTGGCCCATGGAAGGACAGCAGGGCCAGGTGGTCATCAGGCTGCGTGCCAAAATCCGGCCCTCTTGTGTCACTCTGGAGCACATCACCCCGGAGATGACTCCGAGcggcacagccagcagtgcccccAGGGATGTCGCTGTCTTT gGACTGGATGCGGACAGCGAAGAGGAGGTTCCCCTTGTGTCATTCACCTTTGATGTGGGGGAAGGGCCCACGCAGACCTTCTTGCTAAAG AATAATCATTCCAGAGCCTTTCGCTACATCAAGGTTCTGGTGAAGAGCAACTGGGGACACCCCCGTTACACCTGCCTTTACCGGGTGCAGGTGCACGGAAAGGTGGTGAAAACAGAAGACCATAGAACCGCAGAGTCATTGAATggctaa
- the LOC101747704 gene encoding sperm-associated antigen 4 protein-like isoform X3, with product MMSGESVFWRRRQTEDVAEPQWAQSFWDGSAERTCCFQRSSVANMARAKARRARRPKASERSAASEAVGEARQRRVEEAAAMSQRLRVLLALWMAFSVQALASAGQLCRTWRDKATGMAGKLAAAASGHKKMLFRLSIIVLLVTLAMVNVCVFKTCWAARRIWEDSTAQEIERLQQAASELRAQLDCYQTPDWALQSFGEDTGRQALLPCASPRLRPLALISSPIITGATIDTRRTSPIYELRSWFSRHCFWCSVNPPDTILQPGVSLGECWPMEGQQGQVVIRLRAKIRPSCVTLEHITPEMTPSGTASSAPRDVAVFGLDADSEEEVPLVSFTFDVGEGPTQTFLLKNNHSRAFRYIKVLVKSNWGHPRYTCLYRVQVHGKVVKTEDHRTAESLNG from the exons ATGATGTCCGGAGAGTCCGTTTTCTGGAGAAGGCGGCAGACTGAAGA CGTGGCAGAGCCCCAGTGGGCTCAGAGCTTTTGGGACGGCAGTGCTGAGAGGACGTGCTGCTTCCAGCGCTCATCTGTTGCCAACATGGCGAGAGCAAAGGCTCGACGCGCCAGGCGCCCGAAGGCATCTGAGCGCTCCGCTGCGAGCGAGGCTGTTGGTGAGGCCCGTCAGCGCCGCGTagaagaggcagcagcaatGAGTCAAAG GCTCCGTGTGCTGCTGGCGTTGTGGATGGCATTTTCAGTACAAGCTCTTGCCTCCGCTGGCCAGCTCTGCAGAACGTGGCGTGACAAAGCCACGGGAATGGCAGgcaagctggctgctgctgcttcagggcACAAGAAGATGCTTTTCAGGCTGTCCATCATAGTGCTCCTGGTGACTTTGG CCATGGTGAATGTGTGTGTCTTCAAGACTTGCTGGGCAGCTAGGAGAATTTGGGAAGACAGCACGGCACAG GAGATCGAGAGACTCCAACAGGCAGCGTCTGAGCTGAGAGCGCAGCTGGACTGCTACCAGACACCTGACTGGGCGCTGCAAAGCTTTGGTGAGGACACAGGCAGGCAAGCCCTGCTACCCTGTGCTTCTCCACGTCTGCGGCCTCTTGCACTCATCTCCTCCCCCATCATTACAGGTGCCACCATCGACACGCGGAGAACTTCTCCTATTTACGAGCTGAGGAGCTGGTTTAGCAGACACTGCTTCTGGTGCTCTGTGAACCCTCCGGATACCATATTGCAG CCGGGTGTCTCCCTTGGAGAATGCTGGCCCATGGAAGGACAGCAGGGCCAGGTGGTCATCAGGCTGCGTGCCAAAATCCGGCCCTCTTGTGTCACTCTGGAGCACATCACCCCGGAGATGACTCCGAGcggcacagccagcagtgcccccAGGGATGTCGCTGTCTTT gGACTGGATGCGGACAGCGAAGAGGAGGTTCCCCTTGTGTCATTCACCTTTGATGTGGGGGAAGGGCCCACGCAGACCTTCTTGCTAAAG AATAATCATTCCAGAGCCTTTCGCTACATCAAGGTTCTGGTGAAGAGCAACTGGGGACACCCCCGTTACACCTGCCTTTACCGGGTGCAGGTGCACGGAAAGGTGGTGAAAACAGAAGACCATAGAACCGCAGAGTCATTGAATggctaa